The Lacrimispora xylanolytica genome has a segment encoding these proteins:
- a CDS encoding DUF3837 family protein encodes MIFYINKQAVEIKTRFENAPLTSPNEACAAMGMLYKIFGLAIPQKREMVSQMKEDFHTAVKDLPVPSEFAKKIITLLDGYYKDDPVTDEIYELLKYSYEEQK; translated from the coding sequence ATGATATTTTACATCAACAAACAGGCGGTAGAAATTAAAACCAGATTTGAAAATGCACCACTGACCTCACCAAATGAGGCCTGTGCAGCCATGGGAATGCTCTATAAGATATTTGGTCTTGCGATTCCACAAAAGCGGGAGATGGTAAGTCAGATGAAAGAGGATTTTCATACGGCGGTAAAAGATCTTCCGGTTCCGTCGGAGTTTGCTAAAAAGATCATAACACTTTTAGACGGATATTATAAAGATGATCCGGTTACCGATGAAATATATGAGCTGTTAAAGTACAGCTACGAAGAACAAAAATAA
- a CDS encoding manganese catalase family protein has protein sequence MWTYEKRLQFPVNIKNTCPKTASLIISQFGGPDGELAASMRYLSQRYSMPCKEVGGLLTDIGTEELGHLEIICSIIYQLTKNLSVEQAKTAGFDAYYVDHTTALWPTAAAGVPFNACEFQSKGDAITDLIEDLAAEQKARTTYDNLIRIIPDPDVREPLKFLRAREVVHFQRFGEALENIKGDLDAKNFYYFNPEFDKQFVKKPVD, from the coding sequence ATGTGGACCTATGAAAAAAGATTACAGTTTCCAGTAAACATCAAAAATACCTGCCCTAAAACAGCATCTCTTATCATCAGCCAGTTTGGCGGACCAGATGGAGAATTAGCTGCCTCTATGCGTTATCTTTCCCAAAGATATTCCATGCCATGCAAGGAAGTGGGAGGACTGTTAACCGATATCGGTACTGAGGAATTAGGACACTTGGAAATTATCTGTTCTATTATTTATCAGCTTACAAAGAATCTATCTGTGGAGCAGGCAAAGACAGCAGGCTTTGATGCCTACTATGTTGACCATACAACAGCTCTCTGGCCCACTGCCGCTGCCGGAGTGCCGTTTAATGCATGTGAATTCCAGTCTAAGGGCGATGCCATCACTGATTTGATCGAGGATCTGGCAGCCGAACAAAAAGCCAGAACCACTTATGATAACCTGATCCGTATCATCCCAGACCCTGATGTAAGAGAACCCCTTAAATTCTTAAGAGCAAGGGAAGTCGTTCATTTCCAGAGATTCGGAGAAGCACTGGAAAATATCAAAGGGGATCTTGATGCAAAGAACTTCTATTATTTTAACCCTGAATTTGATAAGCAGTTTGTAAAGAAACCAGTGGATTAA
- a CDS encoding carbamoyl phosphate synthase small subunit: MKAFLILEDGTVFTGTSIGSTREIISEIVFNTSMTGYLEVLTDPSYAGQAVVMTYPLIGNYGICQEDMESLKPWPDGYIVRELSRIPSNFRSEDTIQHFLKENDIPGISGIDTRALTKILREKGTMNGMITTNEGFNLDDVISRMKNYEVTGVVKAATCKETFVLPGNGKKVALLDLGAKKNIAHSLHERGCEVTVYPALTKAEEILAANPDGIMLSNGPGDPKECTEIIAEIKKLYDSNVPIFAICLGHQLMALATGADTHKLKYGHRGGNHPVKDLETGRVYISSQNHGYVVDVDTMDPSVAVPAFVNVNDGTNEGLKYTNKNIFTVQYHPEACPGPQDSSYLFDRFLKMMEER, from the coding sequence ATGAAAGCTTTTTTAATACTGGAAGACGGTACTGTATTTACAGGGACGAGCATTGGTTCAACACGGGAAATTATTAGCGAAATTGTATTTAATACTTCCATGACAGGTTATTTGGAAGTCCTCACCGACCCTTCCTATGCGGGGCAAGCGGTTGTGATGACTTATCCGTTGATTGGTAATTACGGCATTTGTCAGGAAGATATGGAATCATTAAAACCGTGGCCGGATGGCTACATTGTCAGAGAATTATCTAGAATCCCCAGCAACTTTAGAAGCGAGGATACCATTCAGCATTTCTTAAAAGAAAACGACATTCCAGGTATCAGTGGTATCGATACGAGAGCCCTAACAAAAATCTTAAGAGAAAAAGGTACGATGAACGGCATGATTACAACCAATGAAGGTTTTAATCTCGATGACGTCATTTCGCGTATGAAAAATTATGAGGTTACCGGTGTAGTGAAAGCTGCTACCTGTAAGGAAACCTTTGTACTTCCCGGAAACGGAAAGAAAGTTGCACTTTTAGATCTTGGTGCCAAAAAGAATATTGCTCACTCCTTGCATGAGAGAGGCTGCGAAGTAACCGTATATCCAGCCCTTACAAAGGCAGAAGAGATACTCGCCGCAAACCCGGACGGCATTATGCTGTCTAACGGCCCTGGCGATCCAAAAGAGTGTACGGAAATCATTGCTGAGATCAAAAAGCTTTATGATTCCAATGTTCCGATTTTTGCCATCTGCCTGGGACATCAGCTTATGGCTCTTGCAACTGGAGCGGACACACATAAATTGAAGTACGGACACAGAGGCGGAAACCACCCGGTCAAGGATCTGGAAACAGGACGTGTATATATTTCTTCCCAGAACCACGGCTATGTGGTAGATGTGGATACCATGGATCCATCGGTAGCAGTTCCAGCCTTTGTCAATGTCAATGACGGAACCAATGAAGGACTGAAATACACCAACAAAAACATATTTACAGTTCAGTATCACCCGGAAGCCTGTCCTGGACCTCAGGATTCCAGCTACTTATTTGACCGGTTCTTAAAGATGATGGAGGAGAGATAA
- the carB gene encoding carbamoyl-phosphate synthase large subunit produces MPKIQDIKKVLVLGSGPIIIGQAAEFDYAGTQACRSLKEEGVEVVLLNSNPATIMTDKDIADKVYIEPLTVEVVEQLILKEQPDSVLPTLGGQAGLNLAMELEDSGFLKKHNVRLIGTTALTIKKAEDREMFKETMEKIGEPVAPSDIVENVEDGLRIAKEIGYPIVLRPAYTLGGSGGGIAENPAQCREILENGLRLSRVGQVLVERCISGWKEVEYEVMRDGAGNVITVCNMENLDPVGVHTGDSIVVAPSQTLGDKEYQMLRTSALKIISELGITGGCNVQYALHPDSFEYCVIEVNPRVSRSSALASKATGYPIAKVAAKIALGYTLDEIKNAVTKKTYASFEPMLDYCVVKMPRLPFDKFLSAKRTLGTQMKATGEVMSICTNFEGGLMKAIRSLEQHVDSLMSYDFTGLTDEELTETLHLVDDRRIWVIAEALRRGFSYESIHDITKIDVWFIDKLAILIEMEEALKKGPLTTELLKEAKRLEFPDTVISRLTGVSVEEIHDRRKENGITAAFKMVDTCAAEFAAETPYYYSCFGSENEAIQTSGRKKVLVLGSGPIRIGQGIEFDYCSVHSTWSFSKEGYETIIVNNNPETVSTDFDIADKLYFEPLTPEDVESIVDVEKPDGAVVQFGGQTAIKLTEALMKMGVPILGTAAEDVDAAEDRELFDKILEECEIPRPAGHTVFTAEEAKEAANKLGYPVLVRPSYVLGGQGMQIAISDQDVDEFIGIINQIAQEHPILVDKYIMGKEIEVDAVCDGEDILIPGIMEHIERAGVHSGDSISVYPAQSIDHEVKEKLVEYTRRLARALHVKGMINIQFIVCGSDVYVIEVNPRSSRTVPYISKVTGIPIVPLATQVICGHSIKELGYEPGLQPEADYIAVKMPVFSFEKIRGADISLGPEMKSTGECLGIAKTFNEALYKAFAGAGIKLPKYKNMIITVKDSDKEEIIEIARRFQAQGYKIFSTSGTAKVLNDNGVKALMVRKLEQESPNLMDLILGHEIDLVIDTPPQGADRSKDGFIIRRNAIETGVTVLTSLDTAQALVTSMENKAKELTLIDIAQVKNV; encoded by the coding sequence ATGCCGAAGATTCAGGATATTAAAAAAGTACTCGTTCTCGGATCCGGTCCGATCATCATCGGTCAGGCGGCAGAATTTGATTATGCAGGAACACAGGCCTGCCGTTCCTTAAAAGAAGAAGGGGTAGAAGTAGTTTTATTAAACTCAAACCCTGCAACCATCATGACGGATAAGGACATTGCAGACAAGGTATACATTGAACCCCTTACTGTAGAAGTGGTGGAGCAGCTTATTTTAAAGGAACAGCCAGACAGCGTTCTGCCAACCCTTGGCGGACAGGCTGGTTTAAATCTTGCTATGGAGTTAGAAGACAGCGGATTTTTAAAAAAGCACAACGTTCGTCTCATTGGAACGACTGCCCTTACCATTAAGAAGGCAGAAGATCGTGAGATGTTTAAAGAGACCATGGAGAAGATCGGGGAACCGGTAGCTCCTTCTGATATCGTTGAGAACGTAGAAGACGGTTTGAGAATTGCCAAAGAGATCGGATATCCCATCGTACTACGACCAGCCTACACTCTGGGCGGTTCCGGCGGCGGTATTGCCGAGAATCCGGCTCAGTGCCGTGAGATTTTAGAAAATGGACTTCGTTTGAGCCGAGTTGGTCAGGTTCTTGTAGAACGCTGTATCTCTGGCTGGAAAGAAGTGGAATATGAAGTAATGCGTGACGGCGCTGGAAACGTGATTACCGTATGTAATATGGAAAACCTTGATCCGGTCGGCGTTCATACTGGTGACAGCATCGTTGTAGCTCCTTCCCAGACCCTGGGAGATAAGGAATACCAGATGCTTCGTACCTCTGCCTTAAAGATCATCAGCGAGCTGGGGATTACAGGCGGCTGTAACGTACAGTATGCCCTCCACCCGGACAGCTTTGAATACTGCGTGATTGAGGTAAATCCTCGTGTGAGCCGTTCCTCTGCTCTTGCTTCCAAGGCAACTGGATACCCCATTGCAAAGGTAGCAGCAAAGATCGCATTAGGCTATACTCTGGACGAGATCAAGAATGCAGTAACGAAAAAAACCTACGCAAGCTTTGAGCCAATGCTTGACTACTGCGTGGTTAAGATGCCAAGACTTCCTTTTGACAAATTCTTAAGCGCAAAGAGAACCCTGGGGACTCAGATGAAGGCAACCGGCGAGGTCATGAGTATCTGTACCAACTTCGAAGGCGGCTTAATGAAGGCCATTCGTTCCTTGGAGCAGCATGTGGACAGCCTTATGTCTTATGATTTTACAGGTCTTACCGATGAAGAACTGACAGAGACCCTTCATCTTGTAGATGACAGAAGAATCTGGGTCATTGCAGAAGCACTGAGAAGAGGCTTCTCCTATGAGAGCATACATGACATTACAAAAATTGATGTCTGGTTCATTGATAAGCTTGCCATTCTGATAGAGATGGAAGAGGCTCTGAAAAAAGGCCCTCTTACCACAGAGCTGTTAAAAGAAGCAAAGCGTCTGGAGTTCCCGGATACGGTGATATCAAGACTGACAGGAGTTTCTGTGGAAGAAATTCATGACAGAAGAAAAGAAAATGGAATCACAGCGGCCTTTAAGATGGTAGATACCTGTGCAGCTGAGTTTGCGGCTGAAACCCCTTATTACTACTCCTGCTTTGGAAGTGAGAATGAAGCCATTCAGACTTCCGGAAGAAAAAAGGTTCTTGTCCTTGGTTCCGGCCCGATTCGTATCGGCCAGGGAATTGAATTCGATTACTGTTCCGTACACAGCACCTGGAGCTTCAGCAAAGAAGGATATGAGACAATCATCGTAAACAACAATCCGGAAACCGTAAGTACGGACTTTGACATTGCAGATAAGCTTTATTTTGAGCCTCTGACTCCGGAAGACGTGGAAAGCATTGTTGATGTGGAAAAGCCAGACGGAGCAGTGGTACAGTTCGGCGGACAGACTGCCATTAAACTGACAGAAGCTCTTATGAAGATGGGCGTTCCCATTCTTGGAACGGCAGCAGAAGATGTAGACGCAGCAGAGGACAGAGAGCTGTTTGATAAGATACTGGAAGAGTGTGAGATCCCAAGACCAGCTGGACATACCGTATTTACAGCGGAAGAAGCAAAGGAAGCCGCGAACAAGCTGGGTTATCCGGTCCTTGTAAGACCTTCCTATGTATTAGGCGGCCAGGGAATGCAGATTGCAATCTCTGATCAGGATGTAGACGAATTTATCGGAATCATCAACCAGATCGCTCAGGAACACCCGATTCTGGTCGATAAATATATCATGGGAAAAGAGATTGAAGTTGACGCAGTCTGCGACGGGGAAGATATTCTGATACCAGGAATCATGGAGCATATTGAGCGTGCTGGTGTCCATTCCGGAGACAGTATCTCGGTATATCCGGCCCAGAGCATTGACCATGAAGTAAAGGAAAAGCTGGTAGAATACACCAGAAGGCTTGCAAGAGCCCTTCATGTAAAAGGAATGATCAACATTCAGTTCATTGTCTGCGGAAGCGACGTTTACGTCATTGAGGTAAATCCACGTTCCTCCCGTACCGTACCGTACATCAGTAAGGTAACTGGAATTCCAATTGTACCGCTTGCAACTCAGGTAATCTGCGGACATTCCATTAAGGAACTTGGCTATGAGCCAGGTCTCCAGCCCGAAGCCGATTACATCGCAGTAAAAATGCCGGTATTCTCCTTTGAAAAGATCCGTGGCGCTGATATCAGCCTGGGACCTGAGATGAAATCCACAGGTGAATGTCTTGGAATTGCAAAGACCTTTAACGAAGCGCTATACAAAGCCTTTGCAGGTGCAGGCATTAAGCTTCCAAAGTACAAGAACATGATCATTACCGTAAAAGATTCTGATAAAGAGGAAATCATCGAAATCGCCAGAAGATTTCAGGCTCAGGGCTATAAGATTTTCTCCACCTCAGGCACTGCTAAGGTGTTAAATGACAACGGGGTAAAAGCACTAATGGTACGTAAGCTGGAACAGGAATCTCCAAATCTCATGGATTTAATTCTGGGACATGAAATTGACCTTGTCATTGATACACCGCCTCAGGGCGCTGACAGAAGCAAGGACGGTTTCATTATCCGCAGAAATGCCATTGAGACCGGCGTTACGGTCCTGACCTCATTGGATACGGCACAGGCCTTAGTGACCAGTATGGAAAACAAGGCTAAAGAATTGACACTCATTGATATTGCACAGGTAAAAAATGTATAA